Part of the Labilithrix sp. genome, CGCGCTCGCTCCAGATCCTGGGACCCCCGGGCTCCGAGGACGCGGTCCTCGCGCTCGGACGGCGGCTCGCCTTCACTCGAAGCCGATAGACTCGATCATCTCGTACATCGCGAGGGTCGACTCCGGCGACTCGTAGTCGAACGCGAGGCCGGAGCGGGCGCTCTGCTTCGGGCGGCCGAGCACGTCGACCTCGTCCTTCGGCCTTCGGTCGTGGGCCCACACGACGACGGCGCTGATGACGAGCGGGTCCCAGCGCGTCGGCGTCGCGAACGCGACGGTGACGCGGTCGCCCGCGACGAGCGGCTCGTCGGTTTCCACGCCCGCGCCGGCGATGTGGACGTCGAGGACCGTGCCGGCGCGCTCCCACGCCGTGCGCTCGCCGCGCAGCGTGACCGCGATGCGGACAGGACGACGGCCGTGCGCGCGGAAGTGCGGTTTCGTCGGATCCGACACCGGCGTGCGAAGATACCATGTCGCAGCGCCGAAAGGGCCGAGCTCTTGTGCGGCTCGTCCTTCATTTCGGCCGCGTGTTGGCGTTTTTGGATGCGCCTCGGTTAGGATGACGGTCTCCCGATGAGCAACGACACGCGCAAAGACAAGCGAGCGAAGGTCGTCAGCCTGAACGTTCGCTACAAGAGCGCGACGGTCGACGAGTTCATCGAGAACCACTCACACGACGTGAGCAAGGGCGGCATCTTCGTGAAGACGCCGACGCCGTTCCCTCCGGGGACGCTCCTCAAGTTCGAGATCCGTCTCGCGGGCGACAAGAGCGTCATCTCCGGCGTCGGTCGCGTCGTGTGGAAGCGCGAGCCCACGCAGGCGGCGTCGGAGAAGCCCGCCGGCATGGGCGTGAAGTTCATCAAGCTCGACGACTCGTCGCGCGCCGTCATCGACAAGCTCGTCGCGACGAAGGCCGACGCCGGCAGCGCGTACACCTCCGATCCCGCCGCGCTCGAGGACGAGAGGACGCTCGCGCAGCCGGGCGCCGCGCCGGGTCCGGGTCCGAGCCCGAGCGTCGGCGGCGTGTCGTCGTCGACGATCGTCTCCGCGCCGCCCGTGCCGGAGTCGCAGTCGCTTCCTTCCGCGACGCCCGCGACGGCGAAGGGCCTCGGCGGTCCCGCGCCGGCGCCCGCTGCTCCGTCGTCGTCGCCGGCCGTGTCGAAGACGCCGAGCGCCGCGAGCCGTCCGGCCGCGACCGGCTCCTCGGGCGCCGGTGGCTTCACCGGCAACAAGACGCTCCCGCTCGGCAGCGTGCCGCCGGGTCTCGTGCCGCCTTCGACGAAGGCGCCTGCGCCTGCTCCCGCGTCCACGCCGGGCGCCGCGGCCGCGAGCGGCCCGCCCGCGCCGGTGAAGATCAAGCCGCAGACGATGCTCGGCGTCGCGCCGGCGGCGAACAACCCGTCCACCGCGGTGACGACGCCGGCGATGGCCGCGGTGTCTCCGGCGTCCGCGCCGGTGGCAGCGTCCGCGCCGGCGGCAGCGTCCGCGCCGCCGGCTCCGCCCTCGTCGGCGTCGGCTTCCGGCGCGAAGAGCGCGGCGCCGCGACCCGCGTTGAACCCGCGCAAGGCGACGATGATGGGTGTGGCGCCGGCGGCGAACAGCCCGCCGCCGGGGACCAAGTCGAGCCCGAACCTCGAGACGGACGAGACGCAGCAGTTCTTCGCGACGCCGAAGGCGCCGCCGGTCGGGGAGGCGACGCCGAAGGCGCCGCCCGCGACGATGGCGGACGCGTTCCTCGGCGGCGTCTCGGAGAAGGACGCGGACTCGAAGAAGGAGGGAGGCGCCGACGCTCCGACCGTCGCGGAGAAGAAGAAGCCGGCGGCGAGCCCGATGTTCCCGACGAGCACGGGTCCGGAGGAGCCGGTCAAAGAGCCGACGATGATGAAGCAGGCGGCGGAGCTCCTCGAAGAGGCGCTGCGCGAGGCCGGCGGCTCGATGGAGGAGATCGGCAACAATCCGCTCTTCGCGACGAAGGGCGCGACGGTGAACATGAAGGAGGGCGTCGGCGCCGCCGCCGAGCCCAAGGCCGAG contains:
- a CDS encoding PilZ domain-containing protein, which encodes MSDPTKPHFRAHGRRPVRIAVTLRGERTAWERAGTVLDVHIAGAGVETDEPLVAGDRVTVAFATPTRWDPLVISAVVVWAHDRRPKDEVDVLGRPKQSARSGLAFDYESPESTLAMYEMIESIGFE
- a CDS encoding TIGR02266 family protein, with translation MSNDTRKDKRAKVVSLNVRYKSATVDEFIENHSHDVSKGGIFVKTPTPFPPGTLLKFEIRLAGDKSVISGVGRVVWKREPTQAASEKPAGMGVKFIKLDDSSRAVIDKLVATKADAGSAYTSDPAALEDERTLAQPGAAPGPGPSPSVGGVSSSTIVSAPPVPESQSLPSATPATAKGLGGPAPAPAAPSSSPAVSKTPSAASRPAATGSSGAGGFTGNKTLPLGSVPPGLVPPSTKAPAPAPASTPGAAAASGPPAPVKIKPQTMLGVAPAANNPSTAVTTPAMAAVSPASAPVAASAPAAASAPPAPPSSASASGAKSAAPRPALNPRKATMMGVAPAANSPPPGTKSSPNLETDETQQFFATPKAPPVGEATPKAPPATMADAFLGGVSEKDADSKKEGGADAPTVAEKKKPAASPMFPTSTGPEEPVKEPTMMKQAAELLEEALREAGGSMEEIGNNPLFATKGATVNMKEGVGAAAEPKAESKDEPKSEKKDGDQSGDTVVMSKASVSTPPPASAAAPSSATPQPAPVRSAPPPAPAKPIGATIREPDKKSSTGLIAGLVVVVLVAAGGVFVYKSMSSGGGGTDVPPPPTAPTESAPVVPASSTPPPPPTPVPAATPDAATPEAVPPAIDAAVPAAAADAGGATATAVVAPAPAPKPKPKPKPKPAPQPSPGTEPTGDTTTETPPAPAPAPAPAPDPSPSPDSPPPEL